The proteins below are encoded in one region of Micromonospora yangpuensis:
- a CDS encoding glycoside hydrolase family 15 protein — MTVSGADQGFPPIDGYAFLSDTHTAALIAPDGSVEWFCAPRFDGDAVFARLLDRDVGGFFSLTVEGAGPPRRCYLPDTLVLESRYAGTDGTAVVRDFLAVSTGDPQQPIRAGQLLVRQVTAEGGPVRLAVRLTPRHGYGAHPVRWRHTDGRWRASDTPLWFTADLPSSGDGAPAPSADGGQLRADADLAEGQTVTLLLGYGEAPAAADATAEPATAEAHADPGAAGTHTAARLLDETVRTWRDWSARSDYTGFAAEAVRHSALVLRGLSFDETGALIAAPTTSLPEEIGGVRNWDYRYTWHRDSALLLLALFRLGHAEEGRRYLRFLLDICSGQGMLAPLIGIDGGTDEEQELDHLGGYAGSRPVRIGNEAAGQVQFDTYGHILDAALAYQQLTGELTGQQWTLLRRHVDTMAQRWHEPDHGIWEIRGPRRHHVNSKVMTWVCLDRGIQLAGLLGDDDAPADRWRAARDELHAEVLARGYDHQGGGFVMWYDSTEPDASLLRIPLVGFLPADDPRVLATIDRVWQDLAIAPALIRRYRADDGLPGEEGAFLLCSFELVSALAVAGRRDEAQQLFDRLTELAGPLGLYSEQLAADGTALGNHPQAFTHLALIEAALNLDAGGDTEELHAWAERGIHAPQH; from the coding sequence ATGACCGTTTCCGGAGCTGACCAGGGATTCCCACCGATCGACGGGTACGCCTTCCTGTCGGACACCCACACGGCGGCGCTGATCGCACCGGACGGGTCGGTCGAGTGGTTCTGTGCGCCCCGGTTCGACGGCGACGCGGTCTTCGCCCGACTGCTCGACCGGGACGTGGGCGGGTTCTTCTCGCTCACCGTCGAGGGCGCGGGTCCGCCCCGACGGTGCTACCTGCCGGACACCCTGGTCCTGGAGAGCCGGTACGCCGGCACCGACGGCACGGCGGTGGTCCGCGACTTCCTGGCGGTCAGCACCGGCGACCCGCAGCAGCCGATCCGGGCCGGCCAGCTCCTGGTCCGGCAGGTGACCGCCGAGGGTGGCCCGGTGCGGCTGGCGGTCCGCCTCACGCCCCGGCACGGCTACGGCGCCCACCCGGTGCGGTGGCGGCACACCGACGGACGGTGGCGGGCCTCCGACACCCCGCTGTGGTTCACCGCGGACCTGCCCTCCTCCGGCGACGGAGCGCCGGCACCCTCCGCCGACGGCGGACAGCTGCGGGCCGACGCGGACCTGGCCGAGGGTCAGACGGTGACGTTGCTGCTCGGCTACGGCGAGGCCCCGGCGGCGGCCGACGCGACAGCGGAGCCGGCCACCGCCGAGGCGCACGCCGATCCGGGCGCGGCCGGGACGCACACCGCCGCCCGGCTGCTCGACGAGACCGTCCGGACCTGGCGGGACTGGTCGGCGCGCAGCGACTACACAGGTTTCGCCGCCGAGGCGGTCCGGCACAGCGCGCTGGTGCTGCGCGGGCTGTCGTTCGACGAGACCGGCGCGTTGATCGCCGCGCCCACCACCAGCCTGCCGGAGGAGATCGGCGGGGTCCGCAACTGGGACTACCGCTACACCTGGCACCGCGACTCGGCGCTGCTCCTGCTGGCCCTGTTCCGCCTCGGTCACGCCGAGGAGGGCCGCCGGTACCTGCGCTTCCTGCTCGACATCTGCTCCGGCCAGGGCATGCTCGCCCCGCTGATCGGCATCGACGGCGGCACCGACGAAGAGCAGGAGCTGGACCACCTGGGCGGGTACGCCGGCTCCCGGCCGGTCCGCATCGGCAACGAGGCCGCCGGGCAGGTCCAGTTCGACACCTACGGTCACATCCTGGACGCCGCCCTGGCCTACCAGCAGCTCACCGGCGAGCTGACCGGGCAGCAGTGGACCCTGCTGCGCCGGCACGTGGACACCATGGCGCAGCGGTGGCACGAGCCCGACCACGGCATCTGGGAGATCCGGGGCCCCCGCCGGCACCACGTGAACTCGAAGGTGATGACCTGGGTCTGCCTGGACCGGGGCATCCAGCTCGCCGGCCTGCTCGGCGACGACGACGCGCCGGCGGACCGCTGGCGGGCGGCCCGCGACGAGCTGCACGCCGAGGTGCTCGCCCGGGGCTACGACCACCAGGGCGGCGGGTTCGTGATGTGGTACGACTCGACCGAGCCGGACGCGTCGCTGCTGCGGATCCCGCTGGTCGGGTTCCTGCCGGCCGACGACCCGCGGGTGCTGGCCACCATCGACCGCGTCTGGCAGGACCTGGCGATCGCCCCCGCCCTGATCCGCCGCTACCGGGCCGACGACGGGCTGCCCGGCGAGGAGGGCGCGTTCCTGCTCTGCTCCTTCGAGCTGGTCTCCGCGCTGGCCGTGGCCGGCCGGCGGGACGAGGCGCAGCAGCTGTTCGACCGGCTCACCGAGCTGGCCGGCCCGCTCGGGTTGTACTCCGAGCAGCTGGCCGCCGACGGCACCGCGTTGGGCAACCACCCGCAGGCCTTCACCCACCTGGCGCTGATCGAGGCCGCGCTCAACCTGGACGCCGGCGGCGACACCGAGGAGCTGCACGCCTGGGCCGAGCGCGGCATCCACGCGCCGCAGCACTGA
- a CDS encoding 3-oxoacyl-ACP synthase III yields MTDGNADYRYVNTTVLSVTALEAPVIVPSEHFDDELADTLQRLRLRRGMIQNVAGVQERRWWPEGFSFADAAAEAGAKALSEAGVDPGDVGLLINTSVSRANLEPSTAAGIHHSLNLPPAALNFDIANACLGFVNGMQVAANMIDAGQIRYALVVAGESARQAQQATLERLRRPEATRADIKEQFATLTLGSGAAAMVLAAADTHPQGHRLVGGVGRAATRHHELCVGDNTRMRTDAKGLLDAGLDLAAATWARAGDWDWQHLDLYAMHQVSVAHTRGVVDRLGLDPARVPSTFPRLGNIGPASLPITLAHHADRLNPGDRVLCMGVGSGLNTCALEIVW; encoded by the coding sequence ATGACGGACGGCAACGCTGACTACCGGTACGTGAACACGACGGTACTGTCGGTGACAGCCCTGGAGGCGCCGGTCATCGTGCCCTCCGAGCACTTCGACGACGAGCTGGCCGACACCCTCCAGCGGCTGCGGCTGCGCCGGGGCATGATCCAGAACGTCGCCGGTGTCCAGGAGCGACGGTGGTGGCCGGAGGGCTTCAGCTTCGCCGACGCGGCGGCCGAGGCCGGGGCGAAGGCCCTGTCCGAGGCGGGTGTCGACCCGGGCGACGTCGGTCTGCTGATCAACACGTCGGTGTCCCGGGCCAACCTGGAGCCGTCCACCGCCGCCGGGATCCACCACAGCCTGAACCTTCCACCGGCGGCGCTGAACTTCGACATCGCCAACGCCTGTCTCGGTTTCGTCAACGGGATGCAGGTCGCCGCGAACATGATCGACGCCGGGCAGATCCGCTACGCGCTGGTCGTGGCGGGCGAGAGCGCCCGGCAGGCCCAGCAGGCCACGCTGGAGCGGCTACGCCGCCCGGAGGCCACCCGGGCCGACATCAAGGAGCAGTTCGCCACCCTCACCCTCGGCTCCGGCGCGGCGGCGATGGTGCTGGCCGCCGCCGACACCCACCCGCAGGGCCACCGTCTGGTCGGCGGGGTGGGCCGGGCCGCCACCCGCCACCACGAGCTGTGCGTCGGCGACAACACCAGGATGCGCACCGACGCCAAGGGCCTGCTCGACGCCGGCCTGGACCTGGCGGCGGCGACCTGGGCCCGCGCCGGCGACTGGGACTGGCAACACCTGGACCTGTACGCCATGCACCAGGTGTCGGTGGCGCACACCCGGGGCGTGGTGGACCGGCTCGGCCTCGACCCGGCGCGGGTGCCGTCGACCTTCCCGCGGCTGGGCAACATCGGGCCGGCCTCGCTGCCGATCACCCTGGCCCACCACGCCGACCGCCTCAACCCCGGCGACCGGGTGCTCTGCATGGGGGTCGGCTCCGGCCTGAACACCTGTGCCCTGGAGATCGTGTGGTGA
- a CDS encoding alpha/beta fold hydrolase — protein MTGAPETLPHGLPGLDPAWSRLVTAADSQGVRRTWHVLDSAAGADQRRYAGTLLCVHGNPTWAYLWRHLLARFSSPDAPPWRVVAVDHLDMGFSERTGTVRGLAQRIADLGTVTDALGLTGPVVTVGHDWGGAISLGWALRHRDQLRGVVLTNTAVHQPDGSPAPALIRLARSPGVLPAVTVRTPTFLRATLALANPRLTTPVREAYLAPYRTARRRQAVGDFVADIPLSPDHPSWPALQQVAQRLGDLADVPTLLLWGPRDPVFGGVHLRDLRARLPHARLHRFEGAGHLLAEDADVAGAVAAWLPELDRPPAPTEAAGRSGSTEALARPSGTAEVPAAGADRRPLWAALADRADDRSVALVELARGGRRVSWSLLWRRVGQLAAGLVASGVRPGDRVALLVPPGADLTAAVYACLRIGAVIVVADPGLGLAGMNRAIRSAAPAHLIAVGPGLAVARALRWPVRRIGAGPGAAALGATTLGRLVRLGAAQPELPAAPAPDDDAAVLFTSGSTGPAKGAVYTHRQLAAMRDALGGLGLPTDGGIVAAFAPFALFGPALGLASAIPDMRVTAPRTLTAAALADATAAVDASAVFASPAALRNVVDSGGTLDDRQRAALEGVTTLLSAGAPVPAALLERARELMPKAQPHTPYGMTEVLPVTDVTLDEIVDAGPGDGVCVGRPLPGVRVAVAALDADGIPADEPAEVTGVTGEIMVRAAHVKDRYDALWLTERDSSRNPGWHRTGDVGTLAADGRLWVQGRLAHVLVTADGVLTPVGIEQRVESVPRIARAAVVGVGPRGLAQVVVVAETHPGVRRAALADAELTDAVRAVAGPPVAAVLVVPALPTDIRHNSKIDRARLSRWAARVLAGGRLGRC, from the coding sequence GTGACCGGCGCACCCGAGACGCTGCCCCACGGGCTGCCCGGCCTCGACCCGGCCTGGTCCCGCCTCGTCACCGCCGCCGACAGCCAGGGCGTCCGCCGTACCTGGCACGTCCTGGACAGCGCCGCCGGGGCCGACCAGCGGCGGTACGCCGGCACCCTGCTCTGCGTGCACGGCAACCCCACCTGGGCGTACCTGTGGCGGCACCTGCTGGCCCGGTTCAGCAGCCCCGACGCCCCACCGTGGCGGGTGGTCGCCGTCGACCACCTCGACATGGGCTTCTCCGAGCGCACCGGCACGGTACGCGGGCTGGCCCAGCGCATCGCCGACCTCGGCACGGTCACCGACGCCCTCGGCCTGACCGGCCCGGTGGTCACCGTCGGGCACGACTGGGGCGGGGCCATCTCGCTGGGCTGGGCGCTGCGCCACCGCGACCAGTTGCGCGGCGTGGTGCTCACCAACACGGCCGTACACCAGCCCGACGGCTCGCCGGCGCCGGCGCTGATCCGGCTGGCCCGCTCACCCGGCGTGCTGCCGGCGGTGACCGTCCGCACTCCGACCTTCCTGCGGGCCACCCTGGCGCTGGCCAACCCCCGGCTGACCACGCCGGTACGCGAGGCGTACCTCGCGCCGTACCGCACGGCGCGGCGCCGTCAGGCCGTCGGCGACTTCGTGGCCGACATCCCGCTGAGCCCCGACCACCCGAGCTGGCCGGCCCTGCAGCAGGTCGCGCAGCGCCTCGGTGACCTGGCCGACGTGCCCACCCTGCTGCTGTGGGGCCCACGCGACCCGGTCTTCGGCGGGGTGCACCTGCGTGACCTGCGGGCCCGGCTGCCGCACGCCCGGCTGCACCGCTTCGAGGGCGCGGGGCACCTGCTCGCCGAGGACGCCGACGTGGCCGGCGCGGTCGCCGCCTGGCTGCCCGAGCTGGACCGACCACCCGCACCGACTGAGGCCGCGGGCCGATCCGGGTCGACCGAGGCTCTGGCCCGGCCCTCCGGGACGGCTGAGGTCCCGGCGGCCGGGGCGGACCGGCGTCCGCTCTGGGCGGCGCTGGCCGACCGCGCCGACGACCGGTCGGTCGCCCTGGTCGAGCTGGCCCGGGGCGGTCGACGGGTCAGCTGGTCGCTGCTCTGGCGACGGGTCGGCCAGCTCGCCGCCGGCCTGGTCGCCTCCGGGGTGCGCCCCGGTGACCGGGTGGCCCTGCTGGTGCCTCCCGGCGCCGACCTGACCGCCGCCGTCTACGCCTGCCTGCGGATCGGCGCGGTGATCGTGGTGGCCGACCCGGGCCTGGGGTTGGCCGGCATGAACCGGGCGATCCGCAGCGCCGCCCCGGCGCACCTGATCGCCGTCGGTCCCGGCCTGGCCGTGGCCCGCGCGCTGCGCTGGCCGGTACGCCGCATCGGTGCCGGTCCCGGTGCCGCCGCGCTGGGCGCGACCACCCTGGGCCGGCTGGTCCGGCTCGGGGCCGCCCAGCCGGAGCTGCCCGCGGCTCCCGCGCCGGACGACGACGCGGCGGTGCTGTTCACCTCCGGCTCCACCGGCCCGGCCAAGGGCGCGGTCTACACCCACCGGCAGCTCGCCGCGATGCGCGACGCCCTGGGCGGGCTGGGTCTGCCCACCGACGGCGGGATCGTGGCGGCGTTCGCGCCGTTCGCCCTCTTCGGGCCGGCCCTCGGCCTCGCCTCGGCGATCCCGGACATGCGGGTGACCGCGCCCCGGACGCTGACCGCCGCCGCCCTGGCCGATGCCACGGCCGCGGTCGACGCCTCGGCGGTCTTCGCCTCACCGGCCGCGTTGCGCAACGTGGTCGACTCCGGCGGCACCCTCGACGACCGGCAGCGGGCCGCCCTGGAGGGGGTCACCACGCTGCTCAGCGCGGGCGCGCCGGTGCCCGCCGCGCTGCTGGAGCGGGCCCGGGAGCTGATGCCCAAGGCACAGCCGCACACGCCGTACGGGATGACCGAGGTGTTGCCGGTCACCGACGTCACCCTCGACGAGATCGTCGACGCCGGCCCCGGTGACGGTGTCTGCGTCGGCCGTCCGCTGCCGGGGGTGCGGGTGGCCGTCGCCGCCCTGGACGCCGACGGCATCCCCGCCGACGAGCCCGCCGAGGTCACCGGCGTGACCGGGGAGATCATGGTCCGGGCCGCGCACGTCAAGGACCGCTACGACGCGCTCTGGCTCACCGAACGCGACAGCTCCCGCAACCCGGGCTGGCACCGTACCGGCGATGTCGGCACGCTGGCCGCCGACGGCCGGCTGTGGGTGCAGGGCCGGCTCGCCCACGTGCTGGTCACCGCGGACGGGGTGCTCACCCCGGTCGGCATCGAGCAGCGCGTCGAGTCGGTGCCGCGGATCGCCCGCGCCGCCGTGGTCGGCGTCGGACCGCGCGGCCTGGCCCAGGTCGTGGTGGTCGCCGAGACCCACCCCGGGGTACGCCGTGCCGCGCTGGCCGACGCCGAGCTGACCGACGCGGTACGCGCCGTCGCCGGTCCACCGGTCGCGGCCGTGCTGGTGGTGCCGGCGCTGCCCACCGACATCCGGCACAACTCCAAGATCGATCGGGCCCGGCTGAGCCGGTGGGCCGCCCGGGTCCTCGCGGGCGGGCGGCTCGGCCGATGCTGA
- a CDS encoding NAD-dependent epimerase/dehydratase family protein, which translates to MLRVLVTGASGMLGGAVATTLADRGDRVRVLQRRPSALAGVDEHRGDIGDPAAVRAAVDGVDAVVHLAAKVSMTGRWPDFQRTNIDGTAHLLDAARAAGVTRFVQVSSPSVAHHGTGLVGVGADPADPDRARGDYARSKAAAELLALAADAPDFAVLALRPHLVWGPGDTQLVARIVQRARAGRLALVGAGTALIDTTYVSNAAEAIVAGLDRAAEPDVHGQAFVVTNGEPRTVAELVGRICAAAGARPPRLRVPVAAATAGGTAVQRLWPALGRADEPPMTRFLAEQLSTAHWFDQRRTRAALRWSPRVSLAEGFTRLAADYRSSPE; encoded by the coding sequence ATGCTGAGGGTCCTGGTCACCGGGGCCAGCGGGATGCTCGGCGGTGCCGTGGCCACCACCCTGGCCGACCGGGGCGACCGGGTCCGGGTGCTGCAACGCCGCCCCAGCGCCCTGGCCGGCGTCGACGAGCACCGCGGCGACATCGGTGACCCGGCGGCCGTGCGGGCGGCCGTCGACGGCGTCGACGCGGTGGTCCACCTGGCCGCGAAGGTGTCGATGACCGGCCGCTGGCCGGACTTCCAACGCACCAACATCGACGGTACGGCCCACCTGCTCGACGCCGCCCGCGCCGCCGGCGTCACCCGGTTCGTGCAGGTCTCCTCGCCGTCGGTCGCCCACCACGGCACCGGTCTGGTCGGCGTCGGAGCCGACCCGGCCGACCCGGACCGGGCCCGGGGCGACTACGCCCGCAGCAAGGCCGCCGCCGAGCTGCTCGCCCTGGCCGCCGACGCCCCCGACTTCGCCGTGCTGGCGTTGCGCCCGCACCTGGTGTGGGGGCCGGGTGACACCCAGTTGGTCGCCCGGATCGTGCAGCGGGCCCGGGCCGGCCGGCTGGCCCTGGTCGGCGCGGGCACCGCCCTGATCGACACCACCTACGTCAGCAACGCCGCCGAGGCCATCGTGGCCGGGTTGGATCGGGCGGCCGAGCCCGACGTACACGGTCAGGCGTTCGTGGTGACCAACGGCGAGCCCCGCACGGTGGCCGAACTGGTCGGACGGATCTGCGCCGCCGCCGGGGCCCGGCCACCGCGGCTGCGGGTGCCGGTGGCGGCGGCGACGGCCGGCGGCACCGCCGTGCAGCGCCTCTGGCCGGCGCTGGGCCGCGCCGACGAGCCACCGATGACCCGGTTCCTGGCCGAGCAGCTCTCCACCGCGCACTGGTTCGACCAGCGCCGCACCCGCGCGGCGCTGCGCTGGTCACCACGGGTGAGCCTGGCCGAGGGCTTCACCCGGCTGGCCGCCGACTACCGGTCCTCACCCGAGTGA
- a CDS encoding SDR family NAD(P)-dependent oxidoreductase — MTEEKESTEDRSTRRLVVVTGASSGIGLAAAVALARRGDRLALVGRDPDRLRSAGEEVHEAAGERPELFQADFAVLDDVRGLAERLRAAYERIDVLANNAGAIALRPARTVDGFELTIQANHLAPFLLSNLLADRIGRMVVTASRVHRGDLNPDDLNAALNRYRSMRAYATSKQANILFAAEAARRWPDVPAYSFHPGVVRTRFGSDSPVHGIYSRLMPLRSPEQGAETLIWLATQDPARLTNGAYHHNRQPHRAHRTATDPTLAARLWEASARAVGITPGSSDQVDAPDPVTAPAESDQGSLG; from the coding sequence GTGACTGAAGAGAAAGAATCAACAGAGGACCGATCCACCCGCCGGCTGGTGGTCGTGACCGGGGCCAGCTCCGGTATCGGCCTGGCAGCCGCCGTCGCCCTGGCCCGGCGCGGTGACCGGCTGGCGTTGGTCGGGCGGGACCCGGACCGGCTGCGGTCCGCCGGAGAAGAGGTCCACGAGGCCGCGGGCGAGCGACCGGAGCTGTTCCAGGCCGACTTCGCCGTCCTCGACGACGTACGCGGCCTCGCCGAGCGACTGCGGGCAGCGTACGAGCGGATCGACGTACTGGCCAACAACGCCGGGGCCATCGCGCTGCGGCCGGCGCGCACCGTCGACGGCTTCGAGCTCACCATCCAGGCCAACCACCTGGCCCCGTTCCTGCTCAGCAACCTGCTGGCCGACCGGATCGGACGGATGGTGGTCACCGCCTCCCGGGTACACCGTGGCGACCTGAACCCGGACGACCTCAACGCCGCGCTGAACAGGTACCGCTCCATGCGCGCGTACGCCACCAGCAAGCAGGCAAACATCCTCTTCGCCGCCGAGGCGGCCCGGCGCTGGCCGGACGTCCCGGCGTACTCCTTCCACCCCGGGGTGGTGCGCACGCGGTTCGGCTCGGACAGCCCGGTGCACGGGATCTACAGCCGACTGATGCCACTACGCAGCCCGGAGCAGGGCGCGGAGACGCTGATCTGGCTGGCCACCCAGGACCCGGCCCGGCTGACCAACGGCGCCTACCACCACAACCGGCAGCCACACCGGGCCCACCGTACGGCGACCGACCCGACGCTGGCCGCCCGGCTCTGGGAGGCCAGTGCCCGGGCCGTCGGCATCACGCCCGGATCATCGGATCAGGTCGACGCCCCCGACCCGGTCACCGCACCGGCAGAAAGCGACCAGGGCTCACTCGGGTGA
- a CDS encoding NAD(P)H-binding protein, with amino-acid sequence MPSTSTEAGPTRVLVTGVRGKTGVPLAELLLAHPGVEVRGGSSDPSSVDIDGVRPTAFSWDDPAGWAAATAGVDAVYVVRPDRADAPELVGALLAETSPGTRIVLLSEQDADYTGADGWAPRVERAVRDSGRTWTMLRPSWFMQVLTDPRFYRDQIADTGQLPFPGADAQLAWIDARDIAAVAERALLTDGHAGQVYELTGPEALTLPRTAKLISAAAGHPVTHRELTIDEAVEGSSGFDRFLFALTFERVHAGSFSVVTDTVQRVTGRPARSLQAFLADTAPTLKRTT; translated from the coding sequence GTGCCCTCGACCTCAACCGAAGCCGGCCCGACCCGGGTCCTGGTGACCGGAGTCCGCGGCAAGACCGGCGTACCACTGGCGGAGCTGCTGCTGGCCCACCCGGGTGTGGAGGTGCGCGGCGGTAGCAGCGACCCGTCGTCGGTGGACATCGACGGCGTCCGACCGACCGCCTTCTCCTGGGACGACCCGGCCGGGTGGGCCGCGGCGACCGCCGGAGTCGACGCCGTGTACGTCGTCCGGCCGGACCGCGCCGACGCGCCGGAACTGGTCGGCGCGCTGCTGGCCGAGACCTCCCCCGGGACCCGGATCGTGCTGCTGTCCGAGCAGGACGCGGACTACACGGGGGCCGACGGCTGGGCGCCCCGGGTGGAACGCGCGGTCCGCGACAGCGGGCGCACCTGGACGATGCTGCGGCCGAGCTGGTTCATGCAGGTCCTCACCGACCCGCGTTTCTACCGCGACCAGATCGCCGACACCGGCCAGCTGCCGTTTCCCGGCGCTGACGCCCAGCTTGCCTGGATCGACGCCCGGGACATCGCGGCCGTGGCCGAGCGGGCGCTGCTCACCGACGGGCACGCCGGCCAGGTGTACGAACTCACCGGTCCGGAGGCCCTCACGTTGCCGCGCACCGCAAAGCTGATCTCCGCCGCGGCCGGGCACCCGGTGACCCACCGGGAGCTGACGATCGACGAGGCGGTCGAGGGAAGTTCGGGCTTCGACCGGTTCCTCTTCGCGCTGACCTTCGAGCGGGTGCACGCCGGCAGCTTCTCGGTCGTGACCGACACCGTGCAGCGCGTCACCGGACGACCGGCGCGGAGCCTGCAGGCTTTCCTCGCCGACACCGCGCCGACGTTGAAGCGGACGACCTGA
- a CDS encoding MarR family winged helix-turn-helix transcriptional regulator, which produces MHDAVKYSSVMAELRETLDQQLWDFVAAYDAAYARAAQTVGLSAAQACLLDHLTDGSCAMGELAAELLCDASNVTQLAARLQARGLVERASDPADRRIKRVSITPAGRDVQRAVRRAFAFPADRLGLLTEREQRQLSELLAKTMAPDAPAPPAHR; this is translated from the coding sequence ATGCATGATGCAGTCAAGTATTCTTCGGTCATGGCCGAGCTGCGGGAGACCCTCGATCAGCAGCTGTGGGACTTCGTGGCCGCCTACGACGCCGCGTACGCCCGCGCGGCCCAGACGGTCGGGCTGAGCGCCGCCCAGGCCTGCCTGCTCGACCACCTGACCGACGGCAGTTGCGCCATGGGGGAGCTTGCCGCCGAGCTGCTCTGCGACGCCTCCAACGTCACCCAGCTCGCCGCCCGGCTCCAGGCCCGCGGCCTGGTCGAGCGGGCGTCGGATCCGGCTGACCGGCGGATCAAGCGGGTGTCGATCACCCCGGCGGGACGGGACGTGCAACGCGCCGTCCGGCGGGCCTTCGCCTTCCCGGCCGACCGGCTCGGGCTGCTCACCGAGCGGGAGCAACGCCAGCTCTCCGAGCTGCTGGCCA